A DNA window from Aquarana catesbeiana isolate 2022-GZ linkage group LG01, ASM4218655v1, whole genome shotgun sequence contains the following coding sequences:
- the LOC141144216 gene encoding lysosomal-associated transmembrane protein 5-like, which produces MMVMGTQEPPRCCGYFSIRSVVLGVAVYYVFLSLQSLVWQTVAVVKCGGVCPGPLSSPGPVAVMYSLAFVLLFLSLCLLFGVLRRRPGLLLPFLAFQIIDFLGSLLLFCGLFVRFPSELRMVSTRPYLPGLDEQDKSAVAGGSVLFIALSLLLLLLKIYLIRCVLTYYRYLLTRVSIPPGEPDGLALIVVPTGQEKNPLLLPSYEEAINMPAKDSPPPPYSQAVPAEPEKELIRGPSGSGC; this is translated from the coding sequence ATGATGGTGATGGGGACCCAGGAGCCGCCGCGGTGTTGCGGTTATTTCAGTATCCGCTCGGTAGTGCTGGGGGTGGCGGTGTATTACGTGTTCCTGAGCCTGCAGTCTCTGGTATGGCAGACGGTGGCGGTGGTGAAATGCGGCGGGGTGTGTCCCGGTCCTCTGAGCTCGCCAGGCCCGGTGGCTGTGATGTACTCTCTGGCCTTCGTACTCCTCTTCCTCAGCCTGTGTCTGTTGTTCGGGGTCCTCCGCCGCCGCCCCGGCCTCCTGCTGCCCTTCCTGGCCTTCCAGATCATTGACTTCCTGGGCTCCCTGCTGCTCTTCTGCGGCCTCTTCGTGCGCTTCCCCTCCGAGCTCCGTATGGTCAGCACTAGGCCCTACCTACCCGGCCTGGACGAGCAGGACAAATCGGCGGTGGCCGGGGGATCGGTGCTTTTCATCGCCCtgtctctgctgctcctcctgCTGAAGATCTACCTGATCCGCTGTGTGCTCACCTACTACCGATACCTGCTCACCAGGGTCAGCATTCCGCCAGGGGAGCCCGACGGTCTGGCTCTGATCGTAGTGCCCACCGGCCAGGAGAAGAACCCTCTGCTCCTTCCTTCCTACGAAGAGGCCATCAACATGCCTGCCAAGGACAGCCCACCGCCCCCCTACAGCCAGGCCGTGCCAGCCGAGCCCGAGAAAGAGCTCATAAGGGGCCCATCTGGATCCGGGTGTTAG